The Hyphococcus flavus genome contains a region encoding:
- a CDS encoding hybrid sensor histidine kinase/response regulator encodes MMTSQPDKILLVDDEPKLISALRRRLSGEFSIVTANSGAEALQVIDNDPHIAVIVADMQMPGMNGIELLKHVKEKAPSIRRLMLTGNSDQETAVAAVNEGRVMRFMRKPCDHETLKSALREALDEFAFQHADTIPSNSPAPSDGAEDARNAFLSMMSHELKTPLNHIIGFAKVLQEQKDIGEDNGSLEFLTHIRDSGEEMLTLVNRILEFSRLRSEAQSSNDESVDIVDVVNSEIQNIRKEARAKAITISVDSLRLKADVVSNPDEARTAIRELLSNAVKFNKDEGHISVLIKCDRDQTAVRISDSGGGAPAAVVEQLAAPFQQANNGYDRGKEGVGLGLALVSTIAQSNNISFRFETGAGGAVATLVFQRPSVETLVEHSAA; translated from the coding sequence ATGATGACATCGCAGCCTGATAAAATCCTGCTGGTCGACGACGAACCGAAACTTATTTCGGCTTTGCGTCGGCGATTGTCTGGTGAGTTTTCCATCGTAACCGCCAATAGTGGCGCAGAAGCTTTGCAGGTCATAGACAATGACCCGCATATCGCAGTGATTGTGGCGGACATGCAAATGCCGGGCATGAACGGCATTGAACTGTTGAAACACGTAAAAGAAAAAGCACCCTCGATCAGAAGGCTGATGTTAACGGGTAACTCCGATCAGGAAACTGCGGTCGCCGCAGTCAACGAAGGCCGCGTCATGCGGTTTATGCGGAAACCATGCGACCACGAAACACTTAAATCAGCATTGCGTGAAGCACTGGATGAATTCGCATTCCAACACGCTGATACTATTCCGTCCAACTCCCCCGCGCCGTCGGATGGCGCAGAAGACGCACGCAATGCGTTCCTTTCCATGATGAGTCATGAGCTTAAAACACCACTGAATCATATTATCGGTTTCGCCAAAGTGCTTCAGGAGCAAAAAGACATTGGTGAAGATAACGGATCACTGGAGTTCTTAACGCACATTCGCGACAGCGGCGAAGAAATGCTGACGCTCGTGAACCGAATTCTCGAATTCTCACGACTGCGCTCAGAAGCCCAAAGCAGCAACGATGAGTCCGTGGACATCGTTGACGTCGTGAATTCAGAAATTCAAAACATTCGCAAAGAAGCACGCGCAAAAGCGATCACCATTTCGGTAGACTCGCTGCGTCTTAAAGCAGACGTGGTTTCGAATCCCGACGAGGCGCGTACCGCCATTCGGGAGCTTCTCTCCAACGCCGTCAAGTTCAACAAGGACGAAGGCCACATAAGCGTTTTAATAAAATGCGACCGGGATCAGACGGCCGTTCGCATATCTGATAGCGGCGGCGGCGCGCCTGCAGCCGTGGTTGAACAACTCGCAGCACCATTTCAACAGGCAAACAATGGATATGATCGAGGCAAAGAAGGTGTCGGCCTTGGCCTTGCTCTCGTTTCAACAATCGCTCAGTCAAACAACATCAGTTTCAGGTTTGAAACCGGCGCCGGCGGCGCTGTGGCAACACTTGTATTCCAGCGTCCGTCAGTTGAAACACTTGTTGAGCATTCAGCAGCTTAA
- the glpX gene encoding class II fructose-bisphosphatase, translating to MSTDENFLDRVLTMEVGRCTEAAAIAASKMIGRGDKEGADDAAVCALREAFNKLKIDGTVVIGEGERDEAPMLYIGEKVGLGEGPKVDIALDPLEGTTLTAKAMANALAVVAMAQGGTLLHAPDVYMDKIACGPGYPEGVIDLDASVEDNISAIAKAKGVPTEEVTLCILDRERHAHLVEGARRMGARVFMISDGDVAGVFHTTEGSTGIDLYVGQGGAPEGVLAAAALRCVGGQMQGRLVFRNDDERGRAEKAGIKDLNRKYGLRDLASGDVIFAATGVTNGTMLDGVRWDPGHVSTHTVVMRSKTGTVRYIRAKSKR from the coding sequence ATGTCTACTGACGAAAATTTCCTGGACCGCGTTTTGACCATGGAAGTGGGCCGCTGCACGGAAGCCGCCGCCATTGCTGCTTCAAAAATGATTGGGCGCGGCGACAAGGAGGGCGCTGATGACGCTGCGGTATGCGCATTGCGTGAGGCGTTTAACAAACTCAAGATCGACGGCACGGTGGTGATCGGCGAGGGCGAGCGTGATGAAGCGCCAATGCTTTACATTGGCGAAAAGGTCGGCTTGGGCGAGGGACCGAAAGTCGATATCGCTCTCGATCCGCTCGAGGGAACGACGCTGACTGCAAAGGCGATGGCGAACGCGCTGGCGGTGGTCGCCATGGCACAGGGCGGCACGCTGCTCCACGCTCCCGATGTTTACATGGACAAGATCGCCTGTGGCCCGGGTTATCCCGAAGGCGTGATCGATCTCGATGCTTCAGTAGAGGATAATATTTCAGCAATCGCCAAAGCCAAGGGCGTGCCGACCGAAGAGGTGACGCTTTGCATTCTTGACAGGGAAAGGCATGCGCATCTTGTGGAGGGCGCCCGGCGTATGGGGGCGCGCGTGTTCATGATTTCCGACGGAGACGTGGCGGGCGTATTTCATACAACGGAAGGCTCGACAGGTATTGATCTTTATGTCGGTCAGGGCGGCGCGCCTGAGGGCGTGCTGGCGGCGGCGGCGCTCAGATGTGTTGGCGGACAGATGCAAGGCAGGCTGGTGTTCCGCAATGATGACGAACGCGGGCGCGCAGAAAAAGCCGGCATCAAGGACCTCAACCGCAAATACGGATTACGAGATCTTGCGTCTGGCGATGTTATATTCGCGGCGACTGGTGTTACCAACGGCACCATGCTTGATGGCGTCAGGTGGGACCCGGGGCATGTCTCGACACACACAGTCGTGATGCGGTCCAAAACAGGCACTGTGCGTTACATTCGCGCCAAGTCCAAGCGTTAA
- the phaC gene encoding class I poly(R)-hydroxyalkanoic acid synthase, producing MTQAKDKPAKPKKPKKTGGKTSEAVNKTTAKPHPSRMASVENPQEPQLPPPPKSLYEDFDALSEYLTDISGRSQEVIREFFDRNADMRRYTGELPSDPLNVGEAFQEMMKGLSMDPGTVMQRQFNLYGDYAKLMATMSQRMAGESVKPAISPTPGDKRFAHPAWNENHMLDFIKQSYLIFARWLETTIDQVDFDDEHEKKKAEFFTRQFIDAFSPSNFAMLNPEVVEATIESKGENLLKGLKNLLEDIDRGHGELAIRQADLDFFKLGENVATTPGKVVFQNEIFQLIQYSPTTDEVAKTPMLIVPPWINKFYILDLQPKNSFISWLVSQGRTVFVMSWVNPSPELKDKTFEDYIKQGLFEALDAVEKATGEKRADTIGYCIGGTMLSTALALMARKGDDRVNSATFFTAQADFKESGDLLLFVDDEQLDAIEKQMDAAGGVLEGRAMATTFNMLRSNDLIWSFVIDNYLKGKDPARFDLLFWNSDATRMPKKVHLFYLREFYQHNRLAKGEMIIDGEALDLGEVDIPIFMQAGETDHIAPHNSVYRTARLFASKGNDKVQYMLAGSGHIAGVVNHPDKHKYHHSTNVELPGSLDEWKAKAEKAPGSWWPYWIDWLNHVSPGKVPARTPGDGKLEPIEDAPGSYVKVKA from the coding sequence ATGACGCAAGCGAAAGACAAACCAGCCAAGCCGAAAAAGCCCAAGAAAACGGGCGGAAAGACTAGTGAGGCCGTCAATAAAACGACGGCGAAGCCTCATCCCTCCCGCATGGCCTCGGTTGAGAACCCTCAGGAACCTCAACTGCCGCCGCCGCCGAAGTCGCTCTATGAGGATTTCGATGCTTTGTCGGAGTACCTGACGGACATTAGCGGCCGCAGCCAGGAAGTGATTCGCGAGTTTTTCGACCGAAACGCCGACATGCGCCGCTATACGGGCGAATTGCCGAGCGACCCATTGAACGTGGGAGAAGCCTTTCAGGAAATGATGAAAGGTCTTTCCATGGATCCCGGCACTGTTATGCAGCGCCAGTTCAATCTCTATGGCGACTACGCCAAGCTGATGGCGACCATGTCGCAACGCATGGCCGGGGAAAGTGTGAAGCCCGCCATCTCACCGACGCCGGGCGACAAGCGTTTCGCCCACCCTGCGTGGAATGAAAATCACATGCTTGACTTCATCAAGCAGTCTTACCTGATTTTCGCCCGCTGGCTCGAAACGACGATTGATCAAGTTGATTTCGATGACGAACACGAAAAGAAGAAAGCGGAGTTTTTTACCCGGCAATTCATCGACGCGTTCTCTCCGTCGAATTTCGCCATGCTGAATCCTGAAGTCGTCGAAGCAACGATAGAGAGCAAGGGAGAGAACCTTTTAAAGGGTCTCAAGAACCTGCTTGAAGACATTGATCGCGGTCATGGCGAACTGGCGATCAGGCAGGCTGACCTCGATTTTTTCAAACTTGGTGAAAATGTCGCCACGACACCAGGCAAGGTCGTCTTTCAGAACGAGATTTTTCAGTTGATCCAGTATTCGCCGACGACGGATGAAGTCGCGAAGACGCCGATGCTTATTGTTCCGCCGTGGATCAACAAATTCTACATTCTGGATTTGCAGCCGAAGAACTCGTTCATTTCGTGGCTTGTCTCACAAGGGCGCACCGTATTCGTCATGTCGTGGGTTAACCCCAGCCCCGAGTTGAAAGACAAAACTTTCGAAGACTATATCAAACAAGGTCTGTTCGAGGCGCTCGATGCTGTCGAAAAAGCAACCGGCGAGAAGCGCGCCGATACGATCGGGTATTGCATTGGCGGCACCATGCTCTCTACCGCTCTCGCCCTGATGGCGCGTAAAGGCGATGACCGGGTGAACTCGGCGACATTCTTTACGGCGCAAGCCGACTTTAAAGAGTCGGGCGATCTCTTGTTGTTTGTCGATGACGAACAGCTCGACGCTATCGAAAAGCAAATGGATGCGGCCGGCGGCGTGCTCGAAGGACGCGCCATGGCGACGACATTCAACATGCTGCGCTCCAACGATCTGATCTGGTCTTTCGTGATCGACAACTACCTGAAAGGCAAAGACCCGGCGCGGTTCGATCTCTTGTTCTGGAATTCCGACGCTACGCGCATGCCGAAAAAGGTGCACCTGTTTTACTTGCGCGAATTCTATCAACATAATCGCCTCGCCAAGGGCGAGATGATCATAGATGGCGAAGCGCTTGATCTTGGTGAGGTCGATATACCCATTTTCATGCAGGCAGGCGAAACTGACCACATCGCGCCTCATAACTCCGTTTACAGAACAGCGCGTTTATTTGCGTCTAAAGGCAACGACAAGGTGCAGTATATGCTCGCCGGATCTGGCCATATCGCTGGCGTCGTCAATCATCCGGACAAACACAAATATCACCACTCAACAAATGTTGAATTGCCTGGCTCGCTCGACGAGTGGAAAGCCAAGGCCGAAAAGGCGCCAGGTTCGTGGTGGCCGTATTGGATTGACTGGCTGAACCATGTCAGCCCGGGTAAGGTTCCGGCGCGCACGCCGGGCGACGGCAAACTCGAACCGATTGAGGATGCACCCGGTTCATATGTGAAAGTAAAAGCCTGA
- a CDS encoding rhodanese-like domain-containing protein, protein MRSIIALLAACSLIATPPAFAQDSFGGKPTKQNTQPAPVQNQQGDNRVQSQQPNVSQPQQNVTNKAAPHSDPQSAAELQDYGVAATNQLHTGAMHGPTPASIPGGQVITTKGVAELMQGGQTPYLVLDILGGQEIIPGAVFAVPAHQPGNFNDQTQNEFSRFLMQMTGGNKEVPLILYCQSTQCWMSYNAALRAINMGYTNVLWYRGGIEAWKAAGHQTTYPQ, encoded by the coding sequence ATGAGATCGATTATAGCGCTTTTGGCGGCATGCAGTTTGATTGCAACGCCGCCCGCCTTTGCGCAAGACAGCTTTGGCGGCAAACCAACAAAACAGAATACCCAGCCCGCGCCGGTGCAAAATCAGCAGGGTGATAATCGCGTGCAATCTCAGCAGCCTAATGTGAGCCAGCCGCAACAAAATGTTACGAATAAAGCAGCGCCTCACTCTGACCCGCAAAGCGCGGCGGAATTGCAAGATTACGGCGTCGCTGCGACAAACCAGCTTCATACTGGCGCCATGCACGGGCCTACCCCGGCAAGTATTCCGGGCGGACAGGTCATTACCACGAAAGGCGTCGCGGAATTGATGCAAGGGGGCCAAACGCCTTATCTGGTGCTGGATATTCTTGGCGGGCAGGAAATTATTCCCGGCGCTGTCTTTGCTGTTCCTGCGCATCAGCCGGGTAATTTTAATGATCAGACGCAAAATGAGTTCAGCAGGTTCTTGATGCAGATGACCGGCGGCAACAAAGAAGTGCCACTGATCCTTTACTGTCAGTCAACGCAATGCTGGATGTCATACAATGCTGCGTTGCGCGCCATTAATATGGGGTACACGAACGTGTTATGGTATCGAGGCGGCATCGAAGCGTGGAAAGCAGCCGGTCACCAGACGACGTATCCGCAATAA
- the grxD gene encoding Grx4 family monothiol glutaredoxin, translated as MSDAAHTDIKAKIDASPVMLFMKGTPQFPQCGFSSVVVQILDHLGVEYTSANVLESDDLRQGIKTFSDWPTIPQLYVKGEFVGGCDIVREMFEQGELRGFLEGKGVPVAA; from the coding sequence ATGAGCGACGCGGCCCACACGGATATCAAAGCGAAAATCGACGCCAGCCCGGTGATGCTGTTCATGAAGGGCACGCCGCAGTTCCCGCAATGCGGATTCTCTTCTGTCGTTGTTCAGATTCTCGATCATCTCGGCGTCGAATATACTTCCGCCAACGTCCTTGAATCTGACGATCTGCGCCAGGGCATCAAGACGTTTTCGGATTGGCCGACAATTCCGCAGCTTTATGTGAAAGGCGAGTTTGTCGGCGGCTGTGATATCGTCCGGGAAATGTTTGAACAGGGCGAACTGCGCGGCTTTCTGGAAGGCAAAGGCGTACCCGTCGCGGCCTGA
- a CDS encoding DUF2799 domain-containing protein translates to MRKFYAPVIALSIVGCAGISKEECLYADWSAVGYEDGAAGRPVSAVSHRRSACAKKAGVTVDMVAYNAGRAEGLKLYCRPSNGYSIGAAGGRYYGVCTDGSERLFLSAYESGRRLFSLEQDVATAEGRLHQAEADLHNTDVAIANTQMALVSPSTPMADRPALLVEMKELYERKEDINAAFPRLNRDLYEAERALADYEDHLAYNGPLPHSATEPTRAGY, encoded by the coding sequence ATGCGAAAGTTTTATGCGCCTGTTATAGCGCTAAGCATTGTTGGTTGCGCAGGCATCTCGAAAGAGGAATGTCTTTATGCGGACTGGTCCGCCGTCGGCTATGAAGATGGCGCGGCCGGACGGCCAGTATCCGCCGTCTCTCACCGGCGGTCGGCTTGTGCAAAGAAGGCTGGCGTCACGGTCGATATGGTTGCCTATAACGCCGGGCGCGCCGAAGGGCTGAAACTTTATTGCCGGCCATCGAATGGCTATTCCATTGGCGCTGCGGGCGGACGTTATTACGGCGTTTGCACGGACGGTTCCGAACGCCTGTTTCTTTCGGCTTATGAAAGCGGGCGGCGTTTATTTTCTCTGGAACAGGATGTCGCCACGGCTGAAGGACGGTTGCATCAGGCGGAAGCCGATCTGCACAACACCGACGTTGCTATTGCGAATACGCAGATGGCGCTGGTCTCGCCGTCAACGCCCATGGCCGACCGCCCGGCGCTGCTTGTGGAGATGAAAGAGCTTTACGAGCGCAAGGAAGACATAAACGCCGCCTTTCCCCGCCTGAACCGCGATCTTTATGAGGCGGAACGCGCCCTTGCGGATTATGAAGATCATTTGGCCTATAACGGTCCATTGCCGCATTCAGCGACTGAGCCCACAAGGGCTGGTTACTAG
- a CDS encoding 2-hydroxyacid dehydrogenase, producing MRQKYDVCEPERATASPEEFMAMAEGTAVIFATAFDEMDAGFINALPDSVKFIASIGVGVDHIDLDAAKARGVMVSNTPEVTTACLADTTIGLIIAACRRFREGLDVARTGEGRGMLTPESWGLRVSGKTLGIVGMGNVGREVAKRARAFDMNIIYTTPRPSADIDQAYDAKAVSLDELLKQADVISLHCPLKPETHHLIDASALQNMKSTAVIINISRGPVIDELALIDALKTKKIFAAGLDVFETEPGPIREELYILPNVFCLPHAASATVESRSAMAMRVLSNIDAYFENGVPIDRVV from the coding sequence ATGCGCCAGAAATATGACGTTTGTGAGCCTGAGCGCGCGACGGCGAGCCCTGAAGAATTCATGGCGATGGCGGAGGGAACGGCAGTGATTTTCGCCACGGCGTTTGATGAAATGGACGCCGGTTTCATCAATGCGCTTCCCGACAGCGTTAAATTCATCGCTTCCATCGGGGTGGGCGTCGATCACATTGACCTTGACGCTGCAAAAGCGCGCGGCGTGATGGTGTCAAACACGCCGGAGGTCACCACGGCCTGCCTCGCCGACACCACTATCGGATTGATTATCGCCGCCTGCAGACGCTTTCGCGAAGGGCTGGATGTGGCGCGAACAGGCGAGGGGCGCGGCATGCTGACGCCGGAAAGCTGGGGCCTGCGCGTATCTGGCAAGACCCTCGGCATTGTCGGCATGGGTAATGTCGGACGCGAAGTCGCCAAGCGCGCCCGGGCGTTCGACATGAATATTATCTATACGACGCCGCGGCCATCCGCCGATATCGATCAAGCTTACGATGCAAAGGCTGTATCACTTGATGAGTTGTTAAAGCAGGCGGATGTGATTTCCCTGCATTGTCCGCTAAAGCCGGAAACCCACCATCTGATTGATGCATCAGCGCTGCAGAACATGAAGTCTACGGCTGTCATCATCAATATTTCACGCGGGCCGGTTATTGATGAGCTGGCGCTGATTGATGCGCTGAAGACAAAAAAGATTTTCGCCGCCGGGCTCGATGTGTTTGAAACGGAACCGGGGCCTATTCGCGAAGAATTATACATTCTGCCCAATGTGTTCTGTTTGCCGCATGCTGCGTCTGCGACTGTCGAAAGCCGTTCGGCCATGGCCATGCGCGTGTTGTCGAACATCGACGCCTATTTTGAAAATGGCGTGCCCATCGACCGGGTGGTTTGA
- a CDS encoding strictosidine synthase family protein — MRYIIGGVVLLLIAAVGWSILHIVPASGINAELNTRLADQCARVDIAPGTEDVTIDAELGLAFISAADRRAWFQGGEGAINPQNGIYAMTLDGASVRRVSPPMDNFLPHGISLWRGDDGSKRLFVVNHPPSGEETVEIFDIGANGDLTHVETISFPAMKSPNDLVAVGPRQFYVTNDKGFKNRILGTIEGYLALPLASVAYFDGENGRIVKGGIAYANGINKSADGAAIYVAELLKRRVLVFERNPETNALKRIKTLKVDTAPDNIEVSQDGALWVAGHSKIFEFLNHAKDENTIAPSHVVRVNPRNGVTSDVLISINGEINGSSVGAVWANTLIVGAVFDGHVLVCPMLEILLRGRPAET, encoded by the coding sequence ATGCGGTATATCATTGGCGGCGTTGTCCTTTTGCTCATTGCAGCGGTCGGATGGTCCATTCTGCACATTGTCCCCGCATCGGGCATTAATGCGGAGTTGAATACCCGACTCGCTGATCAGTGCGCCCGCGTTGATATCGCCCCTGGCACCGAAGACGTAACCATCGACGCTGAACTAGGGCTTGCATTCATTTCTGCGGCTGACCGCCGCGCATGGTTCCAGGGCGGCGAAGGCGCGATCAATCCGCAAAACGGCATTTACGCCATGACGCTCGACGGCGCGAGCGTGCGCCGTGTATCGCCTCCCATGGACAACTTCCTGCCCCACGGCATCAGCCTGTGGCGTGGGGATGATGGTTCGAAGCGACTGTTTGTGGTCAACCATCCGCCGTCCGGTGAAGAGACGGTGGAAATTTTCGACATTGGTGCGAATGGCGATCTCACACATGTAGAGACGATTTCATTCCCGGCAATGAAGTCTCCCAATGACCTTGTGGCGGTGGGTCCGCGTCAGTTTTACGTTACCAATGACAAAGGGTTCAAAAACAGAATTCTCGGGACAATCGAAGGGTATCTCGCGCTGCCACTTGCGAGCGTTGCTTATTTTGATGGCGAGAATGGACGCATCGTCAAGGGCGGCATCGCCTACGCTAACGGCATCAACAAGTCTGCCGACGGCGCCGCGATTTATGTTGCAGAACTGTTAAAGCGGCGCGTCCTCGTTTTCGAGCGCAATCCGGAAACCAACGCGCTAAAACGCATCAAAACGCTAAAAGTCGATACGGCGCCGGATAATATCGAAGTCTCGCAGGACGGCGCTCTATGGGTCGCGGGACATTCGAAAATATTTGAGTTTCTAAACCACGCGAAAGACGAAAACACCATCGCGCCGTCCCATGTTGTTCGCGTTAATCCGCGCAATGGCGTTACGTCCGACGTTCTGATCTCCATCAATGGCGAGATTAATGGATCGTCTGTCGGCGCCGTATGGGCGAACACGCTCATCGTCGGCGCCGTTTTCGACGGGCACGTTCTGGTCTGCCCGATGCTGGAGATATTGCTGCGCGGACGCCCCGCTGAAACCTAA
- a CDS encoding M1 family metallopeptidase, whose protein sequence is MRISAAASVVSLSVLALACSRNDQASEPEPSASDAPGVEQEASWPAPTAADIRDPFTYANYQDVRVTHVDLDLAVDFETKTLTGTAELDFERLSDDVSALVLDANDLNIEMIETHADGDWVTTSYDLGADDDIMGSRLEIALPDGADKVRVTYATSPEAEGIQWLSPEQTASGEHPFLFTQFQPLLARTMVPLQDTPAVRITYDARITTPPELIAIMSARQDPTGERDGDYSFRMSQPIPSYLLALAVGDIEFQAINDHIGVYAEEYILQASAEEFEDTPKMEEAMERLYGPYLWDRYDLIVLPPSFPFGGMENPRLSFMTPTLIAGDKSLTNVVAHELAHSWSGNLVTNATWRDAWLNEGFTSYVENRTMEALYGEERAVMERHLDKASLMRDVQEAERPALTALKMPADLAHPDDAFSQVSYAGGMFFLKFLEERFGRDAFDAFLRSYFDEYAFQSITTADFLSYFEDHLWADQPQAVTKEEIDAWVFEPGFPDTIEDPQSDAFERVSAQMDTWLGGGDVSGLQTSEWTTHEWLHFINNLPEDISIDQMSALDGQFDLSTSQNAEIANAWYLKAIKASYEPAFEPLDAFLIRVGRGKFIYRLYQALVDNGRREWAQSVYERARPGYHPIAQRRIDGIMAG, encoded by the coding sequence ATGCGTATCAGCGCCGCCGCATCTGTTGTTTCGTTATCCGTTCTTGCTCTGGCATGTTCCAGAAATGATCAGGCCAGCGAACCGGAACCAAGCGCTTCGGACGCGCCTGGCGTTGAGCAGGAAGCGAGCTGGCCTGCGCCAACGGCGGCTGATATCCGCGACCCGTTCACTTATGCAAACTATCAGGATGTGCGCGTTACCCATGTTGACCTTGATCTGGCTGTCGATTTTGAAACGAAAACGCTGACCGGTACTGCGGAACTCGATTTTGAACGGCTGTCGGATGATGTATCGGCGCTCGTGCTCGACGCTAACGATCTTAACATCGAAATGATTGAGACGCATGCGGATGGCGACTGGGTGACAACAAGTTACGATTTGGGCGCTGATGACGACATCATGGGCTCGCGTCTTGAAATTGCGCTGCCTGACGGCGCGGATAAGGTCCGCGTTACCTACGCCACCAGCCCGGAAGCGGAAGGCATTCAGTGGCTGTCGCCGGAACAGACGGCCAGCGGCGAACATCCATTCCTGTTCACGCAGTTTCAGCCATTGCTGGCGCGCACCATGGTTCCGTTGCAAGACACGCCCGCCGTGCGCATCACCTATGACGCGCGGATTACGACGCCGCCTGAATTGATCGCGATCATGAGCGCGCGTCAGGACCCGACTGGCGAGCGCGATGGCGATTATTCCTTCAGAATGTCACAGCCGATCCCGTCTTATCTGTTGGCGCTTGCTGTCGGCGACATCGAATTCCAGGCGATCAACGATCACATCGGCGTTTATGCGGAAGAGTACATTCTTCAGGCTTCCGCTGAAGAGTTTGAAGACACGCCAAAGATGGAAGAGGCGATGGAACGGCTCTACGGACCATACTTGTGGGACCGCTATGACCTGATCGTATTGCCGCCGAGCTTTCCGTTTGGCGGGATGGAGAACCCACGCCTTTCCTTCATGACGCCAACGCTGATCGCCGGCGACAAGAGCCTGACCAATGTCGTTGCGCATGAGCTTGCGCACTCATGGTCCGGCAATCTTGTTACCAACGCCACCTGGCGTGATGCGTGGCTCAATGAAGGCTTCACGAGCTATGTCGAAAACCGCACCATGGAAGCGCTTTATGGTGAGGAGCGCGCCGTGATGGAACGGCACCTCGATAAAGCCAGCCTGATGCGCGATGTGCAAGAAGCCGAGCGCCCCGCCTTGACAGCGTTGAAAATGCCCGCCGACCTCGCGCATCCCGATGATGCGTTCAGTCAGGTGTCTTATGCGGGCGGCATGTTCTTCCTGAAATTTCTGGAAGAACGCTTCGGCCGGGATGCGTTCGACGCGTTCTTGCGTTCCTATTTTGACGAATATGCCTTTCAAAGCATTACGACGGCGGATTTTCTTTCTTATTTCGAAGATCATCTGTGGGCGGATCAGCCGCAAGCCGTAACGAAAGAAGAAATCGATGCATGGGTCTTCGAACCGGGTTTCCCGGACACGATCGAAGACCCGCAATCCGATGCGTTCGAGCGAGTGTCGGCACAGATGGATACGTGGCTTGGCGGCGGCGACGTGAGCGGCTTGCAAACGTCTGAATGGACGACTCATGAATGGCTGCATTTCATCAACAATCTGCCGGAAGATATTTCGATTGATCAGATGAGTGCGCTTGATGGCCAGTTTGACCTTTCAACCTCACAGAATGCGGAAATCGCCAACGCCTGGTATCTGAAAGCTATCAAGGCGAGTTATGAACCTGCGTTCGAACCGCTTGATGCATTCCTGATCCGTGTGGGGCGCGGCAAGTTCATTTACCGGCTCTATCAGGCGCTGGTGGACAATGGCCGTCGCGAGTGGGCGCAAAGCGTTTATGAACGCGCGCGTCCGGGTTATCACCCTATCGCCCAGCGGCGTATTGACGGGATCATGGCTGGTTAG